A genomic segment from Canis aureus isolate CA01 chromosome 4, VMU_Caureus_v.1.0, whole genome shotgun sequence encodes:
- the ADRB2 gene encoding beta-2 adrenergic receptor isoform X2: MGQPANRSVFLLAPNGSHAPDQGDSQERSEAWVVGMGIVMSLIVLAIVFGNVLVITAIARFERLQTVTNYFITSLACADLVMGLAVVPFGASHILMKMWTFGNFWCEFWTSIDVLCVTASIETLCVIAVDRYFAITSPFKYQSLLTKNKARVVILMVWIVSGLTSFLPIQMHWYRATHQEAINCYAKETCCDFFTNQAYAIASSIVSFYLPLVVMVFVYSRVFQVAQRQLQKIDRSEGRFHAQNLSQVEQDGRSGHGHRRSSKFCLKEHKALKTLGIIMGTFTLCWLPFFIVNIVHVIQDNLIPKEVYILLNWVGYVNSAFNPLIYCRSPDFRIAFQELLCLRRSSLKAYGNGYSNNSNSRSDYAGEHSGCHLGQEKDSELLCEDPPGTEDRQGTVPSDSVDSQGRNCSTNDSLL, translated from the coding sequence ATGGGCCAGCCCGCGAACCGCAGCGTCTTCTTGCTGGCGCCCAACGGGAGCCACGCGCCGGACCAGGGAGACTCGCAGGAGCGGAGCGAGGCGTGGGTGGTGGGCATGGGCATCGTCATGTCGCTCATCGTCCTGGCCATCGTGTTCGGGAACGTGCTGGTCATCACGGCCATCGCCAGGTTCGAGCGTCTGCAGACGGTCACCAACTACTTCATCACCTCCCTGGCCTGTGCTGACCTGGTCATGGGCCTGGCGGTGGTGCCCTTTGGGGCCAGCCACATCCTCATGAAAATGTGGACCTTCGGCAACTTCTGGTGTGAGTTTTGGACTTCCATTGACGTATTGTGCGTCACGGCCAGCATCGAGACCCTGTGCGTGATCGCGGTGGACCGCTACTTTGCCATCACCTCGCCCTTCAAGTACCAGAGCCTGCTGACCAAGAATAAGGCCCGGGTGGTCATTCTGATGGTGTGGATCGTGTCCGGCCTCACCTCCTTCTTGCCCATCCAGATGCACTGGTACCGGGCCACCCACCAGGAAGCCATCAACTGCTACGCCAAGGAGACGTGCTGTGACTTCTTCACGAACCAAGCCTATGCCATTGCCTCCTCCATCGTGTCCTTCTACCTACCCCTGGTGGTCATGGTCTTCGTCTACTCCAGGGTCTTCCAGGTGGCCCAGAGGCAGCTCCAGAAGATCGACAGATCGGAGGGCCGCTTCCATGCCCAAAACCTCAGCCAAGTGGAGCAGGATGGGCGGAGCGGGCACGGACATCGGAGGTCCTCCAAGTTCTGCTTGAAGGAACACAAGGCCCTCAAAACTCTGGGCATCATCATGGGCACTTTCACCCTGTGCTGGCTGCCCTTCTTCATCGTCAACATAGTGCATGTGATCCAGGATAACCTCATCCCTAAGGAAGTTTACATCCTCCTAAACTGGGTGGGCTACGTCAACTCTGCTTTCAATCCCCTTATCTACTGCCGGAGCCCTGACTTCAGGATTGCCTTCCAGGAGCTTCTGTGCCTGCGCAGGTCTTCCCTGAAGGCCTATGGGAATGGCTACTCCAACAACAGTAACAGCAGAAGCGACTATGCTGGGGAGCACAGTGGATGTCACCTGGGGCAGGAGAAAGACAGCGAACTGCTGTGTGAGGACCCCCCAGGCACGGAAGACCGTCAAGGTACTGTGCCTAGCGATAGCGTTGATTCGCAGGGGAGGAATTGTAGTACAAACGACTCACTGCTGTAA